The following coding sequences lie in one Lolium perenne isolate Kyuss_39 chromosome 2, Kyuss_2.0, whole genome shotgun sequence genomic window:
- the LOC127333614 gene encoding E3 ubiquitin-protein ligase At4g11680 isoform X2, with amino-acid sequence MASNSPRRSGDSSPSSPLLPYPTSPTARAGPNGPGRLPSLRGAARFLRRTGSRRLMREPSVAVRESAAEHLEERQTDWAYSKPVVVLDVLWNLAFVAVAAAVLAASLGESPAVPLRFWIAGYVLQCLLHVFCVVVEYRRRRRDARGAGAGAQQDDAGDGDDKISIVKHLESGNTMFSFIWWIIGFYWVSAGGLALSEDAPQLYWLSIVFLAFDVFFVVFCVALACVIGIAVCCCLPCIIAILYAVADQEGASEDDINSLSKYKFRTMGDADKLVAGIAAPVGGVMTECGTNPPVEHILSAEDAECCICLCPYEDGVELRELPCNHHFHCTCIEKWLHINATCPLCKFNIIKSNLGSEEV; translated from the exons ATGGCGTCCAATTCCCCGCGTCGCTCCGGCGACTCCTCGCCGTCCTCGCCCCTCCTCCCCTACCCCACCTCCCCGACCGCCCGTGCGGGCCCCAACGGCCCCGGGCGGCTGCCGAGCCTCCGCGGCGCGGCGCGGTTCCTGCGCCGCACGGGCAGCCGCCGCCTGATGCGCGAGCCGTCGGTGGCGGTGCGGGAGTCGGCGGCGGAGCACCTCGAGGAGCGCCAGACGGACTGGGCCTACTCCAAGCCCGTCGTCGTGCTCGACGTGCTCTGGAACCTCGCcttcgtcgccgtcgccgccgccgtcctcgccgCCTCCCTCGGCGAGAGCCCCGCCGTCCCTCTCCGCTTCTGGATCGCGGGCTACGTGCTCCAGTGCCTTCTGCACGTCTTCTGCGTCGTTGTCGAGTACAGGCGCCGCCGCCGGGACGCCCGTGGTGCTGGGGCTGGGGCGCAGCAGGATGATGCTGGAGATGGGGACGACAAGATCAG TATCGTCAAGCACCTGGAGTCTGGAAACACGATGTTTTCCTTCATATGGTGGATCATTGGATTCTATTGGGTATCTGCAGGTGGTCTAGCCTTGTCAGAAGACGCTCCTCAACTTTACTG GCTCTCCATTGTTTTTCTGGCATTTGATGTTTTCTTTGTGGTATTCTGTGTTGCTCTGGCGTGTGTGATTGGCATTGCTGTCTGTTGCTGCCTGCCTTGTATTATTGCCATTTTATATGCTGTAGCTGATCAG GAAGGAGCATCTGAGGACGACATTAATAGCCTATCCAAATACAAATTTCGGACAATGGGTGATGCAGACAAGCTGGTTGCTGGAATTGCAGCACCTGTGGGTGGAGTAATGACTGAGTGTGGTACCAACCCTCCAGTTGAACACATTCTTTCTGCTGAGGATGCA GAGTGCTGCATCTGCCTATGCCCATACGAAGATGGTGTTGAGCTGCGAGAACTCCCCTGCAACCATCATTTCCACTGCACCTGCATAGAGAAGTGGCTTCACATAAATGCGACGTGTCCACTGTGCAAGTTTAACATCATCAAGAGCAACCTTGGAAGCGAAGAGGTGTAG
- the LOC127333614 gene encoding E3 ubiquitin-protein ligase At4g11680 isoform X1 produces the protein MASNSPRRSGDSSPSSPLLPYPTSPTARAGPNGPGRLPSLRGAARFLRRTGSRRLMREPSVAVRESAAEHLEERQTDWAYSKPVVVLDVLWNLAFVAVAAAVLAASLGESPAVPLRFWIAGYVLQCLLHVFCVVVEYRRRRRDARGAGAGAQQDDAGDGDDKISIVKHLESGNTMFSFIWWIIGFYWVSAGGLALSEDAPQLYWLSIVFLAFDVFFVVFCVALACVIGIAVCCCLPCIIAILYAVADQQEGASEDDINSLSKYKFRTMGDADKLVAGIAAPVGGVMTECGTNPPVEHILSAEDAECCICLCPYEDGVELRELPCNHHFHCTCIEKWLHINATCPLCKFNIIKSNLGSEEV, from the exons ATGGCGTCCAATTCCCCGCGTCGCTCCGGCGACTCCTCGCCGTCCTCGCCCCTCCTCCCCTACCCCACCTCCCCGACCGCCCGTGCGGGCCCCAACGGCCCCGGGCGGCTGCCGAGCCTCCGCGGCGCGGCGCGGTTCCTGCGCCGCACGGGCAGCCGCCGCCTGATGCGCGAGCCGTCGGTGGCGGTGCGGGAGTCGGCGGCGGAGCACCTCGAGGAGCGCCAGACGGACTGGGCCTACTCCAAGCCCGTCGTCGTGCTCGACGTGCTCTGGAACCTCGCcttcgtcgccgtcgccgccgccgtcctcgccgCCTCCCTCGGCGAGAGCCCCGCCGTCCCTCTCCGCTTCTGGATCGCGGGCTACGTGCTCCAGTGCCTTCTGCACGTCTTCTGCGTCGTTGTCGAGTACAGGCGCCGCCGCCGGGACGCCCGTGGTGCTGGGGCTGGGGCGCAGCAGGATGATGCTGGAGATGGGGACGACAAGATCAG TATCGTCAAGCACCTGGAGTCTGGAAACACGATGTTTTCCTTCATATGGTGGATCATTGGATTCTATTGGGTATCTGCAGGTGGTCTAGCCTTGTCAGAAGACGCTCCTCAACTTTACTG GCTCTCCATTGTTTTTCTGGCATTTGATGTTTTCTTTGTGGTATTCTGTGTTGCTCTGGCGTGTGTGATTGGCATTGCTGTCTGTTGCTGCCTGCCTTGTATTATTGCCATTTTATATGCTGTAGCTGATCAG CAGGAAGGAGCATCTGAGGACGACATTAATAGCCTATCCAAATACAAATTTCGGACAATGGGTGATGCAGACAAGCTGGTTGCTGGAATTGCAGCACCTGTGGGTGGAGTAATGACTGAGTGTGGTACCAACCCTCCAGTTGAACACATTCTTTCTGCTGAGGATGCA GAGTGCTGCATCTGCCTATGCCCATACGAAGATGGTGTTGAGCTGCGAGAACTCCCCTGCAACCATCATTTCCACTGCACCTGCATAGAGAAGTGGCTTCACATAAATGCGACGTGTCCACTGTGCAAGTTTAACATCATCAAGAGCAACCTTGGAAGCGAAGAGGTGTAG
- the LOC127333615 gene encoding uncharacterized protein, with translation MSPPPEERRKPTPAESREWTLRFLQALGVDATLPASAERPDAYPALVRALLSSATVSSSPTPRVSCTLFVSSSATNAYNTLHGGAVAAVAEAVGMACARAAAGDKEMFLGELSTAYLSAARLDTEVEVEGQILRKGRSVVVTTVEFRLKDSKKLCYTSRATFYIMPLASL, from the exons atgtcgccgccgccggaggagcGGCGCAAGCCTACGCCAGCGGAGTCCCGCGAGTGGACGCTACGCTTCCTCCAAGCCCTGGGAGTGGACGCGACCCTCCCGGCGTCGGCGGAGCGCCCCGACGCCTACCCCGCCCTCGTCCGCGCGCTACTGTCCTCCGCCACCGTCTCCTCCTCCCCCACGCCGCGCGTTTCCTgcaccctcttcgtctcctcctcCGCGACG AACGCCTACAACACGCTCCACGGCGGCGCGGTCGCGGCCGTCGCGGAGGCCGTCGGGATGGCGTGCGCGCGCGCCGCGGCGGGGGATAAGGAGATGTTCCTCGGCGAGCTCAGCACCGCCTACCTCTCAGCCGCCCGCCTTGAT ACTGAGGTAGAAGTGGAAGGGCAGATACTCAGGAAGGGCAGATCTGTTGTGGTTACTACAGTTGAGTTCCGGCTCAAGGACAGCAAGAAGCTCTGCTACACATCTAGAGCCACCTTCTACATCATGCCTCTGGCAAGCCTGTAA